The Chloroflexus aggregans DSM 9485 genome segment AAGAAATCAACAATGCTTGCCGCAACCACCGGCCCAATTCCGGGAATCTGCTCGAGTTCTTCTTGGCGAGCATTCATAATCGCGTCGAGCGATCCTAAGGAGTTGACCAATGCCTGGGCTGCCACGGAGCCGACATAGCGAATCCCCAAACCAACGATCAAGCGGTCGAGTGGTCGTTGGCGCGCAGCGTCAATGGCGTTCAGCAAGTTCGCGATCCGCTTCGGGCCAAACCCTTCTAATCCGGCAAAATCCTCTGCTTTCAGGTAGAACAAATCGGCTACATCACGCACCAAACCACGTTGCACAAACAACTCGGCCTGTCGTTCACCCAGGCCAACAATATCGAGTGCAGCACGGCTGGCAAAGTGTTCTAGCCGACGAACCAACTGCGCCGGACAAATCCCAAAATTGTTACAACGCCAGGCCGCCTCACCCGGTTCGCGTTCAAGTGGTGAACCGCATGCCGGACAATGAGTCGGAAACTGCCACGGTCGCTCGCTGCCATCACGCCTGGCCACGACCGGCCCAACGACATACGGAATCACGTCACCGGCCCGTTTCACAATGACGTAATCGCCGATCCGAATATCACGCTGAGCGATATAGTCGGCGTTATGCAGGCTCGCATTACGCACAATGACTCCACCGATCTGTACCGGCTCTAACTCGGCATTTGGCGTAACGACGCCGGTCCGTCCAACATTCACCGTAATATTGAGTAAACGAGTGATAGCCTCGCGCGGTGGAAATTTAAAGGCAATAGCCCAGCGTGGATCGCGCCCAACCACGCCAAGCTCACGCTGCTGGGCAAAATCGTCAATCTTGATGACCATCCCATCAGCTTCGTAGGTTAATTCATCGCGACGGGCCATCCATTGTTCACAGTAGGCCAGTACCTCATCGAAATCGGTAAAACGACGGACATCTTGATTGACCGGAAAGCCTAGCATCCGTAGATACCGTAACGTCTGCCATTGACCGGTCAGCTCGACTCCTTCGACCGGACCGACACCGTAGGCAAAAAAGCGCAGCGGTCGAGCAGCAGTAATAGCCGGATCCTTTTGGCGAAGTGAACCGGCAGCGGCATTGCGTGGGTTGGCGAAGATCTTCTCACCGGCAGCGGCCAGACGATCATTCAGTGCCTCGAAGTCAGCGGTACGCATATAGACTTCACCGCGCACCTCGATCAGTGAGGGTAACGCGGTGGGTACATCTCGGTCGTGGCCGCCATCTGGTGGGTGCAACAGCAGCGGAATGCTACTAATCGTGCGCAGATTCGCGGTTACATCTTCACCTACCTCACCATCACCGCGCGTTGCACCTTGCACGAATTGGCCGTCATGGTATGTCAATGCTACTGCCAGCCCGTCGATCTTG includes the following:
- the ligA gene encoding NAD-dependent DNA ligase LigA, encoding MNHIDVTQRINELRTLIRRYDYHYYVLDDPIVSDAEYDALMNELRALEAAHPELITPDSPTQRVSGTPASQFAKVQHPQPMLSLGNAFTTTDLLAWRDRVLRLLGQDTAVAYVVEPKIDGLAVALTYHDGQFVQGATRGDGEVGEDVTANLRTISSIPLLLHPPDGGHDRDVPTALPSLIEVRGEVYMRTADFEALNDRLAAAGEKIFANPRNAAAGSLRQKDPAITAARPLRFFAYGVGPVEGVELTGQWQTLRYLRMLGFPVNQDVRRFTDFDEVLAYCEQWMARRDELTYEADGMVIKIDDFAQQRELGVVGRDPRWAIAFKFPPREAITRLLNITVNVGRTGVVTPNAELEPVQIGGVIVRNASLHNADYIAQRDIRIGDYVIVKRAGDVIPYVVGPVVARRDGSERPWQFPTHCPACGSPLEREPGEAAWRCNNFGICPAQLVRRLEHFASRAALDIVGLGERQAELFVQRGLVRDVADLFYLKAEDFAGLEGFGPKRIANLLNAIDAARQRPLDRLIVGLGIRYVGSVAAQALVNSLGSLDAIMNARQEELEQIPGIGPVVAASIVDFFAHPENRQLIEKLRAAGVQMNAGPQRERKSDVLAGQTFVLTGTLPSLTREQASALIIAHGGKVTDSVSKKTNYVVAGVNAGSKLAKAQQLGIPVLDEAALLALIGER